The following coding sequences are from one Musa acuminata AAA Group cultivar baxijiao chromosome BXJ1-6, Cavendish_Baxijiao_AAA, whole genome shotgun sequence window:
- the LOC135676232 gene encoding cell division protein FtsZ homolog 2-2, chloroplastic-like, which translates to MTTHLSCFTPLAHECFFQNSPKLGGREVTDRWIGRTVSVKMLDGREGLVSRFPRARCLANSHRTSPYDSKDPFLNRQPDGFLLRGEYSDITTVSSREWPSPNEYNEAKIKVIGVGGGGSNAVNRMVESSMKGVEFWIVNTDVQAMRMSSIYPEHRLQIGEELTRGLGAGGNPDVGMNAAKESKELIQEAVYGADMVFVTAGMGGGTGTGGAPIIAGIAKSMGVLTVGIVTTPFSFEGRRRAVQAQEGIAALRDSVDTLIVIPNDKLLSAVSPNTPMIEAFNLADDILRQGVRGISDIITVPGLVNVDFADVRAIMADAGSSLMGIGTATGKTRARDAALNAIQSPLLDIGIERATGIVWNITGGSDLTLYEVNAAAEVIYDLVDPSANIIFGAVIDQSLSGQVSITLIATGLKRQDEQEGQNLQGAQLGHGDNLGMKRGSNSRSTEGGIVEIPEFLRKKVHSRSPRF; encoded by the exons ATGACGACACATTTGTCATGTTTTACACCGTTGGCTCACGAATGTTTCTTTCAGAATTCCCCTAAGCTTGGTGGCAGAGAAGTAACGGATCGATGGATTGGTAGAACGGTCTCGGTTAAAATGCTCGACGGAAGGGAAGGTCTTGTTTCTCGTTTTCCCCGTGCTAGGTGTTTGGCCAATTCTCACAGAACCAGTCCATATGACAGTAAAGACCCTTTCTTGAATCGTCAGCCTGATGGTTTCCTGTTGCGAGGAGAGTACTCGGATATTACTACGGTGAGCTCAAGGGAGTGGCCTTCTCCGAACGAGTATAATGAGGCCAAGATCAAGGTCATTGGTGTCGGTGGTGGGGGCTCCAACGCCGTCAATAGAATGGTTGAAAGTTCCATGAAAGGTGTGGAGTTTTGGATAGTTAACACAGATGTCCAAGCAATGAGAATGTCATCCATCTACCCTGAACATCGCCTGCAGATTGGTGAAGAACTAACCAGAGGCCTTGGTGCTGGTGGTAATCCAGATGTTGGCATGAATGCTGCCAAAGAAAGCAAAGAGTTGATACAAGAGGCTGTCTATGGTGCTGACATGGTCTTTGTGACG GCTGGAATGGGTGGAGGTACTGGGACTGGAGGTGCTCCTATAATTGCTGGGATAGCCAAGTCAATGGGTGTTTTGACCGTAGGTATTGTCACAACTCCATTTTCATTTGAAGGACGAAGAAGGGCAGTTCAAGCTCAAGAAGGAATTGCTGCTTTAAGAGACAGCGTTGATACACTGATTGTCATCCCAAATGACAAATTATTGTCAGCTGTTTCTCCAAACACTCCTATGATAGAAGCATTTAACTTGGCTGACGATATACTTAGGCAAGGTGTCCGTGGTATTTCTGATATAATCACG GTACCCGGGCTAGTAAATGTTGACTTTGCTGATGTGCGGGCAATTATGGCAGATGCAggttcatcattaatgggtataggaACTGCAACAG GCAAGACAAGGGCAAGAGATGCTGCACTGAATGCTATTCAGTCCCCATTACTAGATATTGGTATTGAAAGAGCTACGGGGATTGTCTGGAATATCACTGGCGGAAGTGATTTAACATTGTATGAG GTAAATGCAGCTGCTGAAGTAATATATGACCTTGTTGATCCAAGTGCAAACATAATATTTGGAGCTGTGATTGATCAATCACTTAGTGGTCAA GTGAGCATAACTTTGATTGCTACTGGGCTCAAACGGCAGGACGAACAGGAAGGACAGAATTTACAG GGAGCCCAACTGGGTCACGGAGACAACCTTGGGATGAAACGAGGCTCGAACTCTCGTAGTACAGAAGGCGGCATTGTGGAGATTCCCGAGTTTCTGCGGAAGAAAGTCCACTCCCGGAGCCCAAGATTTTGA